The window ACCTAGTATGGAAGATTACATAGAACAAATTTATCTGCTTATAGAGCAAAAAGGCTATGCACGGGTCTCGGACATTGCAGACAACCTGTCTGTCCAGCCTTCTTCTGTTACAAAAATGGTTCAAAAGCTTGATAAGGATAACTATCTTGTTTATGAAAAATACAGAGGACTTGTCCTTACATCTAAAGGTAAAAAAATAGGAAAACGCCTTGTTGAAAGGCACGACCTTCTCGAACAATTTCTTGCTTTGATCGGGGTGGAAAACGACAACATCTATAAGGATGTTGAAGGAATAGAGCACCACCTCAGCTGGAACGCCATTGACCGAATTGGAGACCTTGTCCAACTCCTTCAGGACGACATCTCCATTGTTAAAAGGCTGCGAGAATTACAAGAAAAAACCGATGATGAATGAGAAAAAGTAAGCTGCTAAAGGACAGCTTACTTTTTTCAAAAAGAAATAAGACTAACGCTTTGCTTTTCGGTAGCCTGCTTCCTTTGCTTCTTTTTCCGTACAGAACCATTCTATCTCTTTTATATCACTGTTATAATAGGAACCTTCGGGAACGTGATAAATCATGGAATTCATGTTGCCCTTTATTTTTCCTCTACAGGCTGCTTCCCCGCCTTCTATACCCGTTTTATACCCTGACTGAGCAGCTTTGTCAGCTTGAAAGCCTTCGTCAGTTGAGTAATTCTCTATGGACCAAATGCCCTTTTCCTTTTTCTTCGCTTCGTCCTGAATGTCATAAAAAACGTCAACATATTTAGTGTTGGGCGGGTATACGTACGCAACCCTTGCCAATCCTTCTTCAAGCAGGCGTTCATTAAACATTTTTCCATCAACATAAATATAAGCGAGAAGCCTTCCGTATTTATCCCTTCCATAGTTGATACCTGGCTCAATCTCTACTTTTCTTCCCGGGTATAGGATTTCTTTGGCGAAATCTGAAGCTTCCGGTCCAAATGGCTGGACTCCCAGCCGAGGATGCTGGGTTTCAGGTGTATCAACCAGTAAAAGCCGGATTGTTTCTTCTTTCCCTCTCACCTTAACTGTAACTGTATCCCCGTCAATGTTTTTGAAAACTTCCGCGGGCAGCATGCCATTCTTGTTTTGATCAGAGTCAGTTAATGCTGTACAGCCTGTTAATAAAAAAGTTATAGAAAAGATAAGTACGAAATTCTTCATCCAATTTGAAAGCATTGGTTGTATCACCACATTTCTACTATCTTCACTTATTTTAACAAACGAATAGGAATGTGTCCTATTCGGCAACGAAACCTCTTTTTGTCAAAAAGAGGTTTCGTTAGGTGAGTATAGGTATCGAATAATACAATAGCACCTATTGAGTGTCGAGCCAGCAAAGGGATGACTTTTGTTCTTAAAAAGGCATAAAGGAGTGCTCTACCATGGTCCACTGGTTAAGAACAAGTAAAATTGCTGCGGGAATCCTGACCATCATTCGCCTCTGTCTGGGGTAAGCATGGCTGACAGCAGGCTACCATAAAATCGCGGACGGATTTGATGCTTCGGGATTTTTAAAAAATGCAATTGCGAATTCAGTTAAAGGTCCGGATGGAAACCTGGTTTACGGCTGGTACGTAAACTTCCTTGAAAACATTGCTTTACCAAATGTCGGGATATTTAATGTGCTGGTTGCATAGGGAGAATTCTTGATCGGTCTTGGCTTAATCCTCGGGTGCCTGACCACAGCGGCGATATTCTTTGCGCTCCTCATGAACTTTGCTTTCTTCATGGCAGGAACTGACTCTTATAACCCGACAGATATTTTCTTTGGAACACTCATACTGTTCGCAGGATACAATGCAGGGTGATATGGGATTGACCGCTGGATAATTCCGTGGATACGTAAAATCTTTTCAAAAAATAAAATCAATGCTGAACATGTTGCATAAACGAAAAACACTTTGGCAATACTTTTAAAAACCCCGTCTTAAAATGCAAAGCCCAACTCCCCCGGACTTTCTTTAAGACGGGGTTTTATTGCGCTAAAATAAAGCTCTAAGTGACTTTGTGTCCGACCAAGGCTAGCATAAGGTAACTAAATAGTGGCTCTTTCTAATAAAAAATAGTTGTCCCAGGAAGCCATTCTCAATGACTTTTCGGACAGCCTTTTGGACAAAAATTTAGTAATCTCCTATTTTTAAAGTACCTACTGCAGCGATGGCAATAAAATGACAATGGAAGTCCCTTCTCCTACATGACTCGAAATAATGAGTTTGCCGTTATGGCCTTCAATGATTTTGAAACAGGTCATCAGGCCAAGTCCCGTTCCTTTTTCCTTTGTTGTATAAAAAGGTTCACCAAGGGTTTCCATGCGTTCCTCGGGTATGCCTACTCCTTCATCAGTTATTTTTACCATGATTTCACCGTCTTTGACATTACGTGAACTAATATGGATTTTTCCTCCATCGGGCATGGCCTCAATGGAATTTTTAAGCAGGTTAATAAAGACCTGTTTCAACTGATTTTCTTCACAAATAATAGTGGGCATCTTAGGTTCGAAGTCGGTGACAATCTCAACATTGTTTAGGATTGACTGGGTGTTAATCAGTGTTACGACATCATTGAGGACTCCAGTAATTTCTTTTTCCCTGAAAACAGCCGCAGAAGGCTTTGCCAAGACCAGGAACTCGCTGACAATAGTATTGATTCGTTCGAGCTCCGATAAAACAATGTCATAGTATTCTTTTTTATCATTATCAGCCTTGAATAGTTGAACGAAGCCTTTAATAGAGGTTAGTGGATTTCGTATCTCGTGGGCAATTCCTGCAGCCATTTGGCCTAGTAATGCAAGCTTATCCGATTTTTGAAGCAGCCTTTCTGTTTCTACCCTGCGGTTCGTAATATCCTTGCCAATTGTCAGAAGGCACTTTTTACCTCCATAAGAAATGGACATTGTCGAGACCTCAAAAAAAATAGGAACGCCATCCATTCGGAAAATTTTATGCTCCATATTTGGAAGCGCTTTCCCTTTTGACTTTGCGATACGCATTCTTTCAATTGTTCGCTCATAATATTCAGGATCAATAAATTCAAAGATGTCGTGACCTAAAAGTTCATCCCTATCCTTTGCGTGCATCATTGTAACTGCCGCATCATTTACATAAAGAATTTCATTATTATGGTGAATAAAGACTGACTCAGGCAGTGAATCAATTAAGGAACGGTAGCTCTGTTCATTTTCACGGGATATTTTTATGTAATAACGGTAGCTGTCATATTGCCAGCCAACGACCAAAGCCAATAGGACTGGCAGTACTGTTTCAAATGTAAGAGCCTTTTCTCCGTAATATATAAATTCAATAATTAAATAAATTAAAGATAAAGCCAAAAGTGTCACTTGACCTGTTATTTTCATAGGACACCCCGTCTTTTTGAAGTATATTGTCTGTATTTCGACATTTCCGGCTTTATTCCTGCAAACTTTGATATCTTTCTTCATATTTAAATAAAATTAGTGAAAATTGTTGATTAAATTGGTTTTGAGTGGTGTCACCAGAAATCCTTTGCAGTGTTCCGGAAAGCTTGCTAAAAAGTATTCTCAGTAGAAAACAGGCAGCCGCGGCTGCCTGTTTTGTAGTCAATTATGAATTACGACGCGTGTTCCATTAGGAACCTTGGCGGCAAGCTCAAGCACATCGCTATTATACATTCGGATACATCCCCTGGAAACTGCCTTGCCTATCGAGGAGGGATTATTCGTGCCATGTATGCCATACCCCGCCCTGGATAAGGAAAGCCACATTACACCATACGGGCCACCTGGATTCGGCTCCCGATTAACTATGACATATTCTCCGAGCGGGGTAGCTGTAAGCATCTTTCCCACTGCAATCGGATATGTTTTTTC is drawn from Bacillus sp. FJAT-18017 and contains these coding sequences:
- the mntR gene encoding transcriptional regulator MntR, translated to MPTPSMEDYIEQIYLLIEQKGYARVSDIADNLSVQPSSVTKMVQKLDKDNYLVYEKYRGLVLTSKGKKIGKRLVERHDLLEQFLALIGVENDNIYKDVEGIEHHLSWNAIDRIGDLVQLLQDDISIVKRLRELQEKTDDE
- a CDS encoding ATP-binding protein, coding for MKITGQVTLLALSLIYLIIEFIYYGEKALTFETVLPVLLALVVGWQYDSYRYYIKISRENEQSYRSLIDSLPESVFIHHNNEILYVNDAAVTMMHAKDRDELLGHDIFEFIDPEYYERTIERMRIAKSKGKALPNMEHKIFRMDGVPIFFEVSTMSISYGGKKCLLTIGKDITNRRVETERLLQKSDKLALLGQMAAGIAHEIRNPLTSIKGFVQLFKADNDKKEYYDIVLSELERINTIVSEFLVLAKPSAAVFREKEITGVLNDVVTLINTQSILNNVEIVTDFEPKMPTIICEENQLKQVFINLLKNSIEAMPDGGKIHISSRNVKDGEIMVKITDEGVGIPEERMETLGEPFYTTKEKGTGLGLMTCFKIIEGHNGKLIISSHVGEGTSIVILLPSLQ
- a CDS encoding thermonuclease family protein, giving the protein MLSNWMKNFVLIFSITFLLTGCTALTDSDQNKNGMLPAEVFKNIDGDTVTVKVRGKEETIRLLLVDTPETQHPRLGVQPFGPEASDFAKEILYPGRKVEIEPGINYGRDKYGRLLAYIYVDGKMFNERLLEEGLARVAYVYPPNTKYVDVFYDIQDEAKKKEKGIWSIENYSTDEGFQADKAAQSGYKTGIEGGEAACRGKIKGNMNSMIYHVPEGSYYNSDIKEIEWFCTEKEAKEAGYRKAKR
- a CDS encoding L,D-transpeptidase family protein, producing MIHIVKKGETLAIIAVNYRVSLSRLMRANPGIGERIQVGQRITIPGLPNPTTIPYRIDVSVKGKKLTLFRNGRVEKTYPIAVGKMLTATPLGEYVIVNREPNPGGPYGVMWLSLSRAGYGIHGTNNPSSIGKAVSRGCIRMYNSDVLELAAKVPNGTRVVIHN